The Deinococcus koreensis genome window below encodes:
- a CDS encoding DinB family protein gives MTAPTVQNFVADAFEMELSMFRAALEAVPGAEFQNPRLGHSAAWHALHIAEWLRFFVLQDFTASYAHLGWEDAPWMGEFRGTPTVAETEGKVMIMAELARVEALIVRHIRELQGEQLGEMLRAPAAPTGERERLTGLGMQLRHVAYHRGQVQLGKKHGG, from the coding sequence ATGACCGCCCCGACTGTCCAGAATTTCGTCGCCGACGCCTTCGAGATGGAACTGTCCATGTTCCGCGCCGCGCTGGAGGCCGTGCCGGGCGCCGAGTTCCAGAACCCGCGCCTGGGGCACTCGGCCGCCTGGCACGCCCTGCACATTGCCGAGTGGCTGCGCTTTTTCGTCCTGCAGGATTTCACCGCCTCGTATGCCCACCTGGGCTGGGAGGACGCCCCGTGGATGGGCGAGTTCCGGGGCACGCCCACCGTGGCCGAGACCGAGGGCAAGGTCATGATCATGGCCGAACTCGCGCGGGTGGAAGCCCTGATCGTGCGCCACATTCGCGAGCTGCAGGGCGAGCAGCTGGGCGAGATGCTGCGCGCCCCCGCCGCGCCCACCGGCGAACGCGAACGCCTGACCGGCCTGGGCATGCAGCTACGGCACGTGGCGTACCACCGGGGCCAGGTGCAGCTGGGGAAGAAGCACGGGGGATGA
- the purQ gene encoding phosphoribosylformylglycinamidine synthase subunit PurQ, with translation MKTAVIQFPGSNCDADALHAARLLLDDSARFMWHTEGGLPAGTDLVFLPGGFTYGDHLRSGAIAARSPIMEAVKAHAARGGYVLGVCNGFQVLTEAGLLPGALSRNRDLHFLCRPVHLRVENTRTAFTSAYAQGQVIEIPIAHGEGNYYADPETVARLEGEGQVVFRYADNPNGSLNDIAGIVGGRGNVLGMMPHPERAVEALLGSEDGQGLFRSLRAVKVGA, from the coding sequence ATGAAGACTGCCGTGATCCAGTTCCCCGGCTCCAACTGCGACGCCGACGCGCTGCACGCCGCCCGCCTGCTGCTCGACGACTCGGCCCGCTTCATGTGGCACACCGAGGGCGGCCTGCCCGCCGGCACCGATCTGGTGTTCCTGCCCGGCGGCTTTACCTACGGCGACCACCTGCGGAGCGGCGCGATTGCCGCCCGGAGCCCGATCATGGAGGCGGTGAAAGCCCACGCCGCCCGTGGCGGCTACGTGCTGGGCGTGTGCAACGGCTTTCAGGTGCTCACCGAGGCCGGCCTCTTGCCCGGCGCGCTCTCGCGGAACCGTGACCTGCATTTCCTGTGCCGGCCGGTGCATCTGCGCGTGGAGAACACCCGGACGGCCTTCACCTCCGCCTACGCCCAGGGCCAGGTCATCGAGATCCCCATCGCGCACGGCGAGGGCAACTACTACGCCGACCCCGAGACCGTGGCGCGGCTGGAGGGCGAGGGGCAGGTCGTGTTCCGCTATGCGGACAACCCCAACGGGTCGCTGAACGATATCGCCGGCATCGTGGGCGGGCGTGGGAACGTGCTGGGCATGATGCCCCACCCCGAACGCGCCGTGGAGGCCCTGCTGGGCAGCGAGGACGGCCAGGGCCTGTTCCGCAGCCTGCGGGCCGTTAAGGTGGGCGCATGA
- a CDS encoding cupin domain-containing protein — translation MSLPEVVPEVVRLQEKFDLFQEHWSPKVVGELNGQQVKLAKISGEFVWHSHEHEDELFLVTKGTLLMRFRDGERRIGVGEFIVVPRGVEHLPVAETPEVWMLMFEPAGTLNTGNVVNERTVAEPEHL, via the coding sequence ATGAGCCTGCCCGAAGTCGTGCCAGAAGTCGTTCGCCTGCAGGAGAAGTTCGACCTCTTTCAGGAGCACTGGTCGCCCAAGGTGGTCGGCGAGCTGAACGGCCAGCAGGTCAAGCTGGCCAAGATCAGTGGCGAGTTCGTGTGGCACAGCCACGAGCACGAGGACGAGCTCTTTCTGGTCACCAAGGGCACCCTGCTGATGCGCTTCCGGGACGGCGAGCGACGCATCGGCGTGGGCGAGTTCATCGTCGTGCCGCGCGGCGTGGAGCACCTGCCGGTCGCAGAGACCCCGGAGGTCTGGATGCTGATGTTCGAGCCCGCCGGTACCCTGAACACCGGCAACGTCGTGAACGAGCGCACCGTGGCGGAGCCGGAGCACCTGTGA
- the purS gene encoding phosphoribosylformylglycinamidine synthase subunit PurS has translation MPQYKARVYVTLKPSILDPQGRTVERALSHLEHGNVSGVRVGKYIELSLSGEPAEVETQLRDITQNVLSNPVMEDARWELSEA, from the coding sequence ATGCCCCAGTACAAAGCCCGCGTCTACGTCACCCTCAAGCCTTCCATCCTCGATCCGCAGGGGCGCACCGTCGAGCGGGCGCTGTCTCACCTGGAGCACGGCAACGTCAGCGGCGTGCGGGTCGGCAAGTACATCGAACTGAGCCTGAGCGGCGAGCCGGCCGAGGTGGAAACGCAGCTGCGCGACATCACCCAGAACGTGCTGAGCAACCCCGTCATGGAGGACGCGCGCTGGGAGTTGAGCGAAGCATGA
- the purC gene encoding phosphoribosylaminoimidazolesuccinocarboxamide synthase, whose amino-acid sequence MTSTSSGERYRGELRYEGKAKRVYATADPHEYIVEFKDDATAFNGVKKAQIGGKGQINNAITAHLFPQLEAAGIPTHFIEQLSSTEQRVRAVTIIPVEVIVRNVAAGSFSKRLGIEEGTPLNHPVVEYCYKSDALGDPLINSDTALSLGWATEGQLLRIRELALKVRAFLVPYFEQRGVRLIDFKLEFGTTPDGAVILADEISPDTCRFWDSQTNEKLDKDRFRRDLGGVEDAYAEMLRRVTAPVDG is encoded by the coding sequence ATGACCAGCACCAGCAGCGGCGAACGGTACAGAGGCGAACTGAGGTACGAGGGCAAGGCCAAACGCGTGTACGCCACGGCCGATCCCCATGAATACATCGTGGAGTTCAAGGACGACGCCACCGCCTTCAACGGGGTGAAGAAGGCCCAGATCGGGGGCAAGGGCCAGATCAACAACGCCATCACCGCGCACCTGTTCCCGCAGCTGGAGGCGGCCGGCATCCCCACGCACTTCATCGAGCAGCTGTCGAGCACCGAGCAGCGCGTGCGGGCCGTGACCATCATCCCGGTCGAGGTGATCGTGCGGAACGTGGCCGCCGGAAGTTTTTCCAAGAGACTGGGCATCGAGGAAGGCACGCCCCTGAATCACCCCGTCGTCGAGTACTGCTACAAGTCCGACGCGCTGGGCGATCCGCTCATCAACTCCGACACGGCGCTGAGCCTGGGCTGGGCCACCGAGGGGCAACTGTTGCGCATCCGCGAGCTGGCCCTGAAAGTTCGCGCCTTCCTGGTGCCCTACTTCGAGCAGCGCGGCGTGAGATTGATCGATTTCAAGCTCGAATTCGGCACCACCCCGGACGGCGCCGTGATCCTGGCCGACGAGATCAGCCCCGACACCTGCCGCTTCTGGGACTCCCAGACGAACGAGAAGCTCGACAAAGACCGCTTCCGCCGCGACCTGGGCGGCGTGGAAGATGCGTATGCGGAAATGCTTCGGCGCGTGACCGCGCCTGTCGATGGTTGA